In Plantibacter sp. PA-3-X8, one DNA window encodes the following:
- a CDS encoding ABC transporter permease, with product MPESSSVAPTTSSARAGLHPLARYLGIRLGLTVLLMFGVTLVTFTLTNLVPADPVQAALGEQAAADPTIVAQFRESAGLDKPLPVQYVTYVANLFQGDLGTSQQTRGAVADELGRAFPATAELALTAIVISIIIGVGLGMWAALRRKTITDQVIRVVSLIGISVPSFWLALVVYFVFFSQLHWFPGSGRLSPAAIPPPKVTGMYTIDALLAGQWSTFGDAIAHLILPASVLALYTIGLLTRFARSAILEVLDLDYVRAARAKGLPGHVVVTRYVLRGALVPIITVLGVAFGSLLSGTVLVEKVYSWHGLGEYAYSAATKLDLPAIMGVGLIVGFVYIGLNFLVDVLYGFIDPRVRVA from the coding sequence TTGCCGGAATCAAGTAGCGTCGCACCGACGACGTCCAGCGCGCGAGCGGGTCTCCACCCGCTCGCGCGCTACCTCGGCATCCGGCTCGGACTCACGGTCCTCCTGATGTTCGGGGTGACGCTCGTCACCTTCACGCTGACCAACCTCGTCCCCGCGGACCCCGTGCAGGCGGCGCTCGGTGAGCAGGCCGCGGCTGATCCGACGATCGTCGCGCAGTTCCGCGAGAGCGCCGGCCTCGACAAGCCACTGCCCGTCCAGTACGTCACGTACGTCGCGAACCTGTTCCAGGGTGACCTCGGGACTTCGCAGCAGACCCGCGGCGCCGTCGCGGACGAACTCGGTCGTGCCTTCCCGGCCACGGCCGAGCTGGCGCTCACCGCCATCGTCATCTCGATCATCATCGGCGTCGGTCTCGGCATGTGGGCCGCGCTGCGCCGCAAGACGATCACCGACCAGGTCATCCGGGTCGTGAGCCTCATCGGCATCTCGGTGCCGTCGTTCTGGCTCGCACTCGTCGTCTACTTCGTGTTCTTCTCCCAGCTGCACTGGTTCCCGGGCTCCGGGCGGCTCTCGCCCGCGGCGATCCCGCCGCCGAAGGTCACCGGGATGTACACGATCGACGCGTTGCTCGCCGGCCAGTGGTCGACCTTCGGCGACGCCATCGCCCACCTGATCCTGCCCGCCTCGGTCCTGGCGCTCTACACGATCGGTCTGCTCACCCGGTTCGCACGGTCGGCGATCCTCGAGGTGCTCGACCTCGATTACGTGCGTGCAGCGCGGGCGAAGGGCCTTCCCGGCCACGTCGTCGTGACCCGGTACGTCCTCCGCGGGGCACTCGTGCCCATCATCACCGTGCTCGGCGTCGCGTTCGGGTCGCTGCTGTCCGGGACGGTCCTCGTCGAGAAGGTGTACTCGTGGCACGGCCTCGGCGAGTACGCGTACTCCGCGGCGACCAAACTCGACCTGCCCGCGATCATGGGCGTCGGGCTCATCGTCGGCTTCGTGTACATCGGCCTGAACTTCCTGGTCGACGTGCTGTACGGCTTCATCGACCCGAGAGTGAGGGTGGCATGA
- a CDS encoding ABC transporter substrate-binding protein, with translation MSRSFSRTSRRGMAALGLALAAGLALSACSPSGGSDDSAGKSLVVDASFDLKTADPNREYETTGSIVAKALYETLLTFKGDDVTAPVDGLASYEMNADNTVMTLTMKDGKKFSDGSDVTVDDAVFSLQRVQGVKGNPSFLLDGVTIEKTSDTTLTLTSATPNPALPFILPNPALGVVNKKVVEENGGSATADDAAESFLNTTSAGSGPYKLESFDAASQVVFTANPEYTGTKPAYERVVLRNVQGPTQKLNVEAGDSQVALDLNPDQVSELDDSKVKIIANPSRYMIFLMLNQDPAISDITSNPKFLEAVKLGIDYDKIVDLAGDGSVRPGGFIPSIFNGALDAADGNQFDADAAKAALKESGYAGEAVTLNFPNDITVQGLSLQSIAESVQAQLKSVGITITLAPAPVATELDAYRDGKETVGLWYWGPDFPDPSNYLAFTPGELVGLRAGWPAGADPTVTDLANAALAATDTDARAAAYQDLQKAQNASGPFIPLLQPAQNVVTATTITEVPLNPTWTVDLAGIK, from the coding sequence TTGTCACGATCCTTCAGCCGCACGAGCCGGCGCGGCATGGCGGCCCTCGGCCTCGCCCTCGCCGCCGGCCTCGCGCTCAGCGCCTGCTCCCCCTCAGGTGGCTCCGATGACAGCGCGGGCAAGTCGCTCGTCGTCGACGCGTCCTTCGACCTCAAGACCGCCGACCCGAACCGCGAGTACGAGACGACCGGCTCGATCGTCGCGAAGGCGCTCTACGAGACCCTCCTCACCTTCAAGGGCGACGACGTCACCGCCCCCGTCGACGGCCTCGCGAGCTACGAGATGAACGCCGACAACACGGTGATGACCCTCACGATGAAGGACGGCAAGAAGTTCTCCGACGGCTCCGACGTGACCGTCGACGACGCGGTGTTCTCGCTGCAGCGCGTCCAGGGCGTGAAGGGCAACCCGTCCTTCCTGCTCGACGGCGTCACGATCGAGAAGACCTCGGACACGACCCTCACGCTCACCTCGGCGACGCCGAACCCCGCCCTCCCGTTCATCCTGCCGAACCCAGCCCTCGGCGTCGTGAACAAGAAGGTCGTCGAAGAGAACGGTGGCAGCGCGACCGCCGACGACGCGGCCGAGTCGTTCCTCAACACCACTTCCGCGGGCTCCGGCCCGTACAAGCTCGAATCCTTCGACGCCGCCTCGCAGGTCGTCTTCACGGCGAACCCCGAGTACACGGGGACCAAGCCCGCGTACGAGCGCGTCGTCCTCCGCAACGTGCAGGGCCCGACCCAGAAGCTCAACGTCGAGGCCGGTGACTCGCAGGTCGCCCTCGACCTGAACCCCGACCAGGTCTCCGAGCTCGACGACTCGAAGGTGAAGATCATCGCGAACCCCTCGCGCTACATGATCTTCCTCATGCTCAACCAGGACCCCGCGATCAGCGACATCACGAGCAACCCGAAGTTCCTCGAGGCCGTCAAGCTCGGCATCGACTACGACAAGATCGTCGACCTCGCCGGCGACGGTTCCGTCCGTCCCGGTGGCTTCATCCCCTCGATCTTCAACGGGGCGCTCGACGCGGCCGACGGCAACCAGTTCGACGCCGATGCGGCGAAGGCGGCCCTCAAGGAGTCCGGCTACGCCGGTGAAGCCGTCACGCTGAACTTCCCGAACGACATCACGGTGCAGGGGCTGTCGCTCCAGAGCATCGCCGAGTCGGTCCAGGCGCAGCTGAAGTCGGTCGGCATCACCATCACGCTGGCCCCGGCTCCGGTCGCCACCGAGCTGGACGCCTACCGCGACGGCAAGGAGACCGTGGGTCTCTGGTACTGGGGCCCGGACTTCCCGGACCCGTCGAACTACCTCGCGTTCACGCCGGGTGAGCTCGTCGGCCTCCGCGCGGGCTGGCCGGCCGGCGCCGACCCGACCGTGACCGACCTCGCGAACGCGGCGCTCGCCGCGACCGACACGGACGCCCGTGCCGCCGCGTACCAGGACCTCCAGAAGGCGCAGAACGCGAGCGGACCGTTCATCCCGCTCCTGCAGCCGGCGCAGAACGTGGTCACCGCGACCACGATCACCGAGGTTCCGCTGAACCCGACGTGGACCGTCGATCTTGCCGGAATCAAGTAG
- a CDS encoding Lrp/AsnC family transcriptional regulator, with protein sequence MQLDDTHIRMLELLREDGRASVAALAEELGISRSNAYSRYEAMLRAGVLKGVHAEIEPATVGLGVAAMVFITLRQSQWADFRARLSSVPELEYFAVTTGEHDAMMLIRAPDVAAIHELVATRLAQWPSIKATTTVFLMDEERSNVSLRMTRSERTSVEDSGERFGMTRFVRTSDERAQRVPERRGR encoded by the coding sequence ATGCAACTCGACGACACCCACATCCGCATGTTGGAGCTGCTCCGGGAGGACGGGCGGGCTTCGGTCGCCGCACTCGCGGAGGAACTCGGGATCTCCCGCTCGAACGCCTACTCGCGCTACGAGGCGATGCTCCGCGCCGGCGTCCTGAAGGGGGTCCACGCGGAGATCGAGCCGGCCACGGTCGGGCTCGGTGTCGCGGCCATGGTCTTCATCACGCTGCGCCAGAGCCAATGGGCGGACTTCCGCGCGCGGCTGTCCTCGGTCCCGGAGCTGGAGTACTTCGCCGTCACGACCGGCGAGCACGACGCGATGATGCTGATCCGGGCCCCCGACGTGGCGGCGATCCACGAACTGGTCGCCACCCGGCTCGCGCAGTGGCCGTCCATCAAGGCGACGACGACCGTCTTCCTCATGGACGAGGAGCGGTCGAACGTGTCGCTCCGCATGACGAGGTCCGAGCGCACGAGCGTCGAGGACTCCGGCGAGCGCTTCGGCATGACGCGGTTCGTCCGCACGAGCGACGAGCGCGCCCAGCGGGTGCCGGAGCGACGCGGACGCTGA
- a CDS encoding aminopeptidase P family protein, with product MCPDSLQFRDPRTQPLPRDDAFREYLATGWGAVDRSVDLAEGAGAAAGRHRDVVSAQFPGQWLVVTAGRAVTRANDTEFPFRPDSDFVWLTSCQAEGSVLVMQPTAGGHDATLYLAEPVGPGEEAFYADAMRGELWIGPSAGLPQWAEALGIEVRSLEVLEESLALVPADALRAGAPEPRVDGRFAASRALLIALSAAKLVKDDWEIAQLRAAVDATVGGFRSVARELSAAIEFGGERWLQSTFERHARTFGNGVGYSTIIGSGPHAPTLHWTRCDGPVLPEHLILMDAGVEARSLYTADVTRTFPASGSYTAAQREVHDHVERAHRAAMSQVGPGRSFIDMRNTAYEQIATSLRDLGILQVSVDEAMSPNGQQHRRYLPSGTGHHLGLDVHDCARIGDERYLDGPLQPGAVLTVEPGLYFHANDLTVPPELRGIGVRIEDDLLVTATGHEVLSAALPISADGLEAWLRS from the coding sequence ATGTGTCCAGACAGCCTGCAGTTCCGCGACCCCCGCACCCAGCCACTCCCCCGGGACGACGCGTTCCGCGAGTACCTCGCGACGGGCTGGGGCGCAGTGGACCGCTCCGTCGACCTCGCCGAGGGTGCCGGCGCAGCCGCCGGGCGTCACCGCGACGTCGTCAGCGCGCAGTTCCCCGGCCAGTGGCTCGTGGTCACCGCGGGACGCGCCGTGACGCGCGCGAACGACACCGAGTTCCCGTTCCGGCCCGACAGCGATTTCGTGTGGCTCACCTCCTGTCAGGCGGAGGGCTCGGTCCTCGTCATGCAGCCGACCGCCGGTGGGCACGACGCGACGCTGTACCTCGCCGAGCCCGTCGGTCCCGGTGAGGAGGCGTTCTACGCCGACGCCATGCGCGGCGAGCTCTGGATCGGCCCGTCCGCCGGACTCCCCCAGTGGGCGGAGGCGCTCGGCATCGAGGTCCGCTCACTCGAGGTGCTGGAGGAGTCCCTCGCGCTCGTGCCCGCCGACGCGCTCCGCGCAGGCGCCCCGGAACCCCGGGTCGACGGTCGATTCGCGGCGTCGCGAGCGCTCCTCATCGCCCTGTCCGCCGCGAAGCTCGTCAAGGACGACTGGGAGATCGCGCAGCTCCGCGCCGCCGTGGACGCCACGGTCGGCGGGTTCCGCTCCGTGGCACGCGAACTGTCCGCCGCCATCGAGTTCGGCGGCGAACGCTGGTTGCAGTCGACCTTCGAGCGCCACGCCCGCACCTTCGGCAACGGTGTCGGGTACTCGACCATCATCGGCAGCGGACCACACGCTCCCACGCTGCACTGGACGCGCTGCGACGGTCCGGTCCTCCCCGAGCACCTCATCCTCATGGACGCCGGTGTCGAAGCGCGCTCGCTGTACACAGCCGACGTCACGAGGACCTTCCCGGCGAGCGGGTCCTACACCGCGGCCCAGCGCGAGGTCCACGACCACGTCGAGCGGGCCCACCGCGCCGCGATGTCACAGGTCGGCCCCGGCCGGTCGTTCATCGACATGCGGAACACGGCCTACGAGCAGATCGCCACGAGCCTCCGCGACCTCGGCATCCTGCAGGTGTCGGTCGACGAGGCGATGTCGCCGAACGGCCAGCAGCACCGCCGCTACCTGCCGAGCGGCACCGGCCACCATCTCGGACTCGACGTGCACGACTGCGCCCGCATCGGTGACGAGCGGTACCTCGACGGGCCGTTGCAACCGGGCGCCGTCCTGACGGTCGAACCCGGCCTCTACTTCCACGCGAACGACCTCACCGTGCCGCCGGAGCTGCGCGGCATCGGCGTCCGCATCGAGGACGACCTGCTCGTGACCGCCACCGGCCACGAGGTCCTCTCCGCAGCGCTCCCGATCAGCGCGGACGGTCTCGAGGCCTGGTTGCGGAGCTGA